One stretch of Cyclopterus lumpus isolate fCycLum1 chromosome 10, fCycLum1.pri, whole genome shotgun sequence DNA includes these proteins:
- the slitrk2 gene encoding SLIT and NTRK-like protein 2, translating into MLSGVLLLSVLTVTSLSPSETESRKTSAYKEICNTRCACEERENILNINCENKGFTTVSQFQAPPNKISQLFLNGNFLSRLSANEFVNYGNVTSLHLGNNGLQEIRTGAFNGLRFLKRLHLNNNNLEVIKEDTFAGLESLEYLQADYNYISAIEPGAFSKLNKLKVLILNDNLLLSLPPNIFRFVLLTHLDLRGNRLKILPFAGVLEHIGGIMEIQLEENPWNCTCDLIPLKSWLDTISVFVGDIVCETPFRLHGKDITQLIKQDLCPRRNAGERVHPASDSHFQGALPATYHPGMITPTRAPKASRPPKMRYRTTPRITKDKHVFGPIMVYQTRSPVPMLCPTVCVCTSQNPDSGLNINCQERKLHNISELNPKPTYPKKLHLTGNYLQVIYRTDLTEYSSLELLHLGNNRIAVIQEGAFENLTNLRRLYLNGNYIESLTQSLFAGLQSLQYLYLEYNIIKDILPQTFNSLHNLQLLFLNNNLLRSLPDNVFGGTMLTRLNLRNNHFSYLAVRGVLDQLSAFIQIDLQENPWDCTCYIVALKNWMELSSTSVVVNEITCDSPSKHAGRLLRSLRNEAICPDPSEVPPPQHAPPTKAPTLISPGTEATTPSSSSFSSVSPTESRIHTPELHPEVPLSVLILGLLVVFILSVCFGAGLFVFVLKRRKGVEHVPTGANNLDLNSFQVQYGSYTPEPTQDKTTESHIYNYIPPPVGSMCQNPIYMQKDGEQVAYYRNLKELSFGLLDAKKDVLNRSPGAYTISTMDFMDTSPTSCSLATSEPPEMLYQNLGERPHKELPTAAGAPFHYNFCTLPKRPCIVPPYEAATARRHITNQDRLNKTVLYPRKYYGAEHPSKNNEHPLLLPGKLKTEPDYLEVLEKQTTMSQL; encoded by the coding sequence ATGCTGAGCGGCGTCCTCTTACTGAGCGTCCTCACGGTCACCAGCCTTTCACCATCTGAAACGGAGAGCCGCAAAACTTCAGCCTACAAAGAGATCTGCAATACTCGCTGCGCCTGTGAGGAGCGGGAGAACATTCTAAACATCAACTGTGAGAATAAAGGATTTacaacagtcagtcagttcCAGGCACCACCAAATAAAATCTCTCAGCTTTTTCTAAATGGAAACTTCCTGTCACGGCTCAGTGCCAATGAGTTTGTTAATTATGGCAACGTCACCTCACTGCATCTGGGGAATAACGGCTTGCAGGAGATCCGAACCGGCGCTTTCAACGGGCTGCGCTTCCTGAAGCGGCTCCActtgaacaacaacaacctggaGGTGATTAAAGAGGACACCTTTGCGGGATTGGAGAGTTTGGAGTATTTGCAGGCAGACTATAATTATATCAGCGCCATAGAGCCGGGTGCTTTTAGTAAGCTGAATAAGCTCAAAGTGTTGATCCTAAATGACAACCTGCTGTTGTCTTTGCCGCCCAACATTTTCCGCTTCGTGCTCCTCACCCACTTGGATTTACGTGGCAACCGGCTCAAGATCTTGCCGTTTGCCGGGGTTTTAGAGCACATAGGCGGCATCATGGAGATCCAGCTGGAGGAGAATCCGTGGAATTGCACCTGTGATCTGATTCCGCTTAAATCCTGGTTGGACACTATTTCTGTCTTCGTGGGGGACATCGTGTGTGAGACGCCGTTCAGGCTGCACGGTAAAGACATCACGCAGCTCATAAAGCAGGATCTGTGCCCTCGCAGGAATGCTGGGGAGCGCGTTCACCCCGCCTCCGACTCTCACTTTCAAGGGGCCCTCCCCGCAACCTACCACCCCGGCATGATCACACCCACCCGTGCCCCGAAAGCTTCTCGTCCGCCCAAAATGCGCTACAGGACCACCCCACGCATCACAAAGGACAAACACGTCTTTGGGCCTATAATGGTTTACCAGACACGCTCCCCTGTGCCCATGTTATGTcccactgtgtgcgtgtgcacgtcaCAAAACCCTGACAGCGGATTGAACATCAATTGCCAAGAGCGAAAGTTGCACAACATCAGTGAGCTGAACCCCAAGCCCACCTACCCAAAGAAACTCCACCTGACCGGTAACTACTTACAAGTGATTTACAGAACTGATCTCACTGAGTACAGTTCACTGGAGCTGCTTCATTTAGGAAATAATAGGATAGCAGTGATTCAGGAAGGTGCATTTGAGAATCTAACCAACCTCAGACGGCTCTATTTGAATGGGAATTACATTGAATCACTTACTCAATCCCTCTTCGCTGGCCTGCAGTCGCTCCAGTATCTGTATTTGGAATATAACATCATTAAAGACATTTTACCACAAACATTTAACTCTCTGCATAACCTTCAGCTGCTTTTTCTGAACAACAACCTTTTAAGATCACTCCCTGACAATGTTTTCGGGGGCACCATGCTAACACGACTTAACTTGAGGAATAATCATTTTTCCTACCTTGCAGTCCGAGGGGTTCTAGACCAGCTTTCAGCATTTATCCAGATCGACCTGCAGGAGAACCCCTGGGACTGCACCTGTTATATTGTTGCACTCAAGAACTGGATGGAGCTGTCCAGTACCAGCGTAGTGGTTAACGAAATTACGTGTGATTCGCCCTCTAAACATGCAGGTCGCCTGCTGCGCTCACTTCGCAATGAGGCCATCTGCCCCGATCCCAGCGAGGTGCCCCCGCCACAACATGCACCCCCTACCAAAGCCCCCACCTTAATAAGCCCTGGCACCGAAGCCACCacaccttcctcttcttcttttagctCAGTTAGCCCCACTGAATCCCGAATCCACACTCCAGAGTTACACCCTGAGGTCCCACTTTCAGTCCTGATTCTTGGActtcttgttgttttcatcCTCTCGGTCTGCTTTGGTGCAGgcctctttgtttttgttctgaaaCGGCGCAAAGGAGTGGAACATGTCCCCACAGGTGCTAACAACTTAGATCTCAACTCTTTCCAAGTGCAATATGGCTCCTACACTCCTGAACCAACCCAAGACAAAACCACTGAAAGCCACATTTATAACTATATCCCTCCACCTGTGGGCTCTATGTGCCAAAACCCTATTTACATGCAGAAGGATGGCGAACAGGTGGCGTATTACCGCAACCTGAAGGAGCTCAGCTTTGGGCTCCTGGACGCAAAGAAGGATGTGCTCAACCGCAGCCCAGGAGCCTACACCATCAGCACAATGGATTTTATGGATACATCTCCAACATCATGTAGTTTGGCCACCTCAGAACCTCCTGAGATGTTGTATCAAAATTTAGGGGAGAGGCCCCACAAAGAGCTTCCCACGGCTGCAGGCGCCCCTTTCCATTACAACTTTTGCACTTTACCTAAGAGACCTTGCATCGTGCCCCCCTATGAGGCCGCTACAGCCCGGCGGCACATCACCAACCAGGACAGGTTGAACAAAACTGTACTGTACCCGAGGAAATACTACGGGGCTGAACACCCTTCGAAAAACAATGAGCACCCGCTTCTGCTCCCTGGGAAGCTAAAAACAGAACCAGACTACCTGGAGGTTCTGGAGAAACAGACAACGATGAGTCAACTGTAA